From a single bacterium genomic region:
- a CDS encoding glycosyltransferase family 4 protein: protein MKILVLSNFGMGLYKFRKELLQRLIKQGEEVYISLPYDKYIPKLEEIGCQFIETNIDRRGTNPVNDLKLICKYRRIIKDIKPDLVLTYTIKPNIYGGIICRISKIPYITNITGLGTSIENKGIVQKFTLFLYRIGLRKANCVFFQNQSNKLSFIRWKIVKNNYKVIPGSGVNLEQYSFENYPIDDGIIRFLFIGRIMENKGINELIEAAKHIKKYREKIEFHIIGFCEDEYSEKLGELNKLNIIQYHGQLDDVREHIKSCHAVILPSYHEGISNVLLEAASIGRPILATNVPGCKETFDDGISGIGFEPMSVHGVIGAVEEFIKLPYEMKKTMGFNARKKMEQEFDRNKVINAYLQEINIIRSHENEFV, encoded by the coding sequence ATGAAAATATTGGTGTTGTCCAACTTTGGAATGGGATTATATAAGTTTCGAAAAGAGCTCTTACAAAGACTGATTAAGCAAGGAGAGGAAGTGTATATTTCTTTGCCATATGATAAATACATACCTAAGTTAGAAGAGATAGGATGTCAGTTCATAGAAACGAATATTGATAGACGTGGGACAAATCCAGTTAATGATTTAAAATTGATTTGCAAGTATAGAAGAATAATAAAAGATATTAAGCCAGATCTTGTGCTAACATATACCATAAAACCAAATATATATGGTGGCATTATATGTAGAATTAGTAAAATACCTTATATCACAAATATTACTGGATTAGGGACTTCAATTGAAAACAAAGGAATTGTTCAAAAGTTTACTCTATTTTTGTATAGAATTGGATTAAGAAAGGCTAATTGTGTGTTTTTTCAAAATCAGTCAAATAAGCTTTCTTTTATTAGATGGAAAATCGTAAAGAATAACTACAAAGTGATTCCTGGTTCTGGTGTGAACTTGGAACAATATAGTTTTGAGAATTATCCAATTGATGATGGGATTATTCGCTTCTTGTTTATTGGAAGAATAATGGAAAATAAAGGAATTAATGAGCTTATTGAAGCAGCAAAACATATAAAAAAATATAGAGAGAAAATAGAATTTCATATAATTGGTTTTTGTGAAGATGAATACTCTGAAAAACTTGGAGAGTTGAATAAACTCAATATAATCCAATATCATGGACAATTGGATGATGTTCGTGAGCATATTAAATCTTGTCACGCTGTCATTCTTCCATCATATCATGAAGGTATTTCTAATGTTTTGCTTGAAGCAGCTTCCATAGGGCGACCAATCTTAGCGACAAATGTACCTGGATGCAAAGAAACATTTGATGATGGAATAAGTGGGATTGGCTTTGAGCCAATGAGTGTTCATGGAGTTATTGGAGCTGTGGAAGAATTTATTAAACTTCCCTATGAAATGAAAAAAACAATGGGTTTTAATGCTCGAAAAAAAATGGAACAAGAGTTTGATAGAAACAAAGTTATTAATGCTTATCTTCAAGAAATTAATATTATTAGGAGCCATGAAAATGAATTTGTATGA
- a CDS encoding acetyltransferase, whose product MRKNLVIIGAGSHGRVVSDIAKKMNIWQNVSFIDDKVTNQISSEHKIIGTTADIYKFKENSDFFVAIGDNRVRERICSELLLQEYHLVTLVHPSAVINSEVEIDVCTAVMAGVVINNNCKIGKGCIINTSSSLDHDNIIDDFVHISPGVRCAGNVKIGKRTWLGIGSIVINDIVIYDDCIVGAGGVVINDIIEPGTYVGVPIRRLHI is encoded by the coding sequence ATGAGAAAAAATCTAGTTATTATCGGCGCTGGTAGCCATGGTAGAGTTGTTTCTGATATCGCTAAAAAAATGAATATTTGGCAAAATGTTTCGTTTATTGATGATAAAGTGACCAATCAAATTTCATCAGAACATAAAATTATAGGAACTACTGCAGATATCTATAAATTCAAAGAGAATTCTGATTTTTTTGTTGCTATTGGAGATAATAGGGTCAGGGAAAGAATTTGTAGTGAATTATTACTACAGGAATATCATTTAGTGACCCTTGTACATCCTAGTGCTGTAATCAATAGTGAAGTTGAAATAGATGTGTGTACTGCTGTAATGGCCGGTGTTGTCATCAACAATAATTGTAAAATTGGTAAAGGGTGTATAATCAATACCAGTTCAAGTTTAGATCACGATAATATTATTGATGATTTTGTACATATATCACCTGGTGTAAGATGTGCCGGTAATGTGAAAATTGGAAAAAGAACTTGGTTAGGTATTGGAAGTATAGTTATAAATGATATTGTAATTTATGATGATTGTATTGTTGGAGCTGGCGGTGTCGTAATTAACGATATTATCGAACCAGGTACATATGTCGGTGTTCCAATTAGGAGACTTCATATATGA